The following proteins are encoded in a genomic region of Aminivibrio pyruvatiphilus:
- a CDS encoding Hpt domain-containing protein, with translation MTLTCDPAVKEGKGIHLNNSPSSQSGNAEEQAKRERWEEELSRVLDELCGDEEGLEEMIAAFLSELPCIRHRSALLLAEGKTAEAAREFHKLKGTLSYLAGTEERELARRAEAEARQGVLSPRGETVRELDRFLDAFDRFLRERGKKSAG, from the coding sequence GTGACTTTGACCTGTGACCCTGCCGTTAAGGAAGGTAAGGGAATACACCTGAACAACTCTCCTTCGTCGCAGTCCGGGAACGCCGAAGAGCAGGCGAAACGGGAGAGATGGGAAGAAGAACTTTCCAGGGTTCTCGACGAACTTTGCGGGGACGAAGAAGGCCTTGAGGAAATGATCGCCGCCTTTCTTTCCGAGCTGCCCTGCATCCGGCACCGTTCGGCCCTCCTTCTGGCGGAGGGAAAGACCGCGGAGGCGGCCAGGGAGTTCCATAAACTGAAAGGAACCCTCTCCTACCTTGCCGGAACGGAGGAAAGAGAGCTTGCCCGGCGGGCGGAAGCGGAGGCACGGCAGGGGGTACTTTCCCCCCGGGGCGAGACGGTCAGGGAACTGGATCGCTTCCTCGATGCCTTCGACCGTTTTCTTAGGGAGCGGGGAAAGAAATCCGCCGGCTGA